The window CATCTGGTCCGTTGTATCCTTCAAAATAAATTACATCTCTAAGCTCTGGAAAAAAGTATTGACCAGCTCCCAGTTCTTGATTTGCATACTTAGTCATTACTTGATATGCAATCTTATCCATCTTTTGATGGATGCCCGTAGAGTTGATTTTACCTTTGGTGATAAATGAAATATGTCCTGAATTCATAGCCTCTAATCTAAGTATTCTACAGATTGATAAAATTTTCGCAACTCCCCGGCTGGTATTTTTTGTTTCCAATCTCTTGAATTAACAAAAGGTTTAATTGCATCCTTGATCTGATATATCAATTTTGTGTCAAATGCCTTAACAATTTTTAAGTTAATCTTCCCTGTTTGCTCATAACCCAAAATTTGTCCCGGACCCCGAAGTTTGAGATCTAGTTCAGCTAGCTTAAATCCATCTTGAGTCTTCGATAGGCTCTCTAGACGTCGGGTGGCAATTTCTTGATCGCTGGTGTTAATCAAATAACATTTTGAGGCTAGATTTCCTCTCCCAACCCGACCCCTGAGTTGATGTAAGCTAGATAAACCAAAATCATTGGCCGACTCAATCATAATTGTCGTAGCATTGGGATTGTCTATACCTACTTCAATTACACTTGTCGCAATCAATACATCGATCTCACCTGCCTGAAATCTTGCAAGTGTCTCTTGTTTGCTTGTTTCTGGCTGACTTCCATCTAGGTAGCCAATTATCTTATCTCCAAGTAGTTTATTAAACTCTATTTCCTCAAAAAGTTGCTTGGCACTTAGACTATTTTGGCTAGGGTTTATTCTCCTAGATGAAACTATGTAGGCTTGCTGACCGTTGGTGAGTCTTGATTTTATTTGTTTTAAGACTTTTCTACGCACTGTATGGTCATAAATCTCAGTCTCAATTATCTGATTATTGAGTGGCTTTTGTTTTAAGATACTATTATCTAGATCGGCAAAAACAGTCAAGGATAAGGATCTTGGGATTGGCGTGGCAGTCAGACTAAGGTAATGAGGGGTAGTCTTGCTTAGTTTCTTGAGAGTCAATCTTTGCTCTACCCCGAAGCGCTGTTGTTCATCTAGAATCACTAGTCCTAGCTTTTTAAACTTTAAGTTTGGATTAAAAATAGCATGGGTACCTATCAATAAATCAACTTTTTGATTGCTCAAATCATCATAAATGACCTGCTTTTCCTTGAGACTAGCTTCAGAGCTAAGTAAGGCAATTTTGATTGAATCGGGTAGGTATTTCTTGGCATTTAAGTAATGTTGCTTAGCAAGAACTGTCGTAGGAGCAATCATTGCTACTTGGTAGCCACTTTGGACGATGGCATAACTGGCAATGATACCAATAATGGTCTTTCCAGTGCCAACATCACCCTGACAGAGTCGATTCATTAGGTACTCACCCTGTAAATCTCCTATTACTTCTTTGGTAGCCTTTATTTGATCAGGTGTTAGTTTGAAATTCAGGTTGGCGATAAAATCTGAAAGATCTTGACTGGAACAACTGTAGTGAATCTTGTTGATTTGTTGAGTATCCTCTTTGATTAACTGGGCAGCTAAAAGGAGCCATATTACCTCTTCCCAGGCTAACCTAGTCTTGGCAAGACTTAGTTCTTCAAGGTTTTTGGGTCGGTGAAATATCTCAAACGCTTGGCTCAAACTTAAGCTTATGGAATTGCTTGATTTGGTAATCCAGTCTGTAATAGTGCTATCAAAGTCGAGATTGCCAAAATCAAGCTGACTGATTGCATTTGAAATCATATTGGATTTTAGCTTATAGGTAGATTTATAAACTGGGTTGAGTTTACCCAGACCAAGCTTCTCAGAATTGTCACTATAGTAGGGGTTAGCCACCGAAATATAACCTTTATCATATTGAAGTTGACCAAGAAAGTAATAGACTTTATCTGGTTTAAAATATTTTTCTAGATAGTCCATATTAAACCAAACCACCTTGATTGAACCTGATTGATCGAATACAGTAGCAGTTAGGATTTTTTTGCCACTATGGCTATATCTATTCTCAAGCTCTTCAACTGTTCCGCAAAAGGCGACTTGACCAGGATTAAGCTCGACAATTGGCTTGAGGGTTGGGATTTTTTGCCAACTTCTGGGAATATACTCGATAAGATCTTTAATGGTATAAATCTCTGCTTGATTAAAGTAGGACTGTTTGATTTTGCCTATATCTTGGAGCTTAGTGATTGGATCCGATAATTTCATCTTGATTATAAAAATCTGGGGTGGTGAGGCTATAATAATCACTAAGGATTTGACTTATTGTCTGATAGGTTGGATCAGGAGCATCCATCAAGACCTCAGTTTCAACCTGCAGGCTAATATTATCGTATGCTTTCAATAGGATATTTAAACTATAGTCGGGATATTGTTTGATTAGTGGTAAAAATTGCTCCAGATTAATACTTAGAAGCCAATCAGAGTGAAAAAGTATCTGATAATTTAGCTTGCCCAAGATTTGCCTTAGACTACTGGTCAATCTTTTTCTCTGAGAGCTAGTGAGAGCTGGTTGTTTGTTTGAGCCTTCTAGATAATCAGTAGTATCGGTAATCACGATCTTGAGCTCAAGGCTGGTGGCTAGTTTTGGGCTTTTTTCGATTTCCCTTACTAGGCTTTTCAGATTATCTAACTGACCTAGGTTACTGTTTAGGGTAAGCTTAATCTTATCGTATTGGCTTAGGGGACTAATCGGGGTTATTTCTACGATTGACATATACTGATTATATAGGACTTTCAGATTTCCCGATAGATTCCTCAGCTTTCTTCAGATAAGTATTTATAATTATTCAGTCATCTCCCAAGTGTCAATCCTCAACCCATTATCCTCCAAATTTCCCACCCCTCACCCCGTCATCTTCGGGTTGCCCGAAGGGCAAGACCGGAGATCCAGCATTAGTATTAAATGACTATCCAAATGTCAGTAGAGGTGGATCCCCCGTAAACCCTTCGGGTTTCGGAGGATGACAGGAAGAGATAGGGCTTCGGAGGATGACAAGACAAGGAAGGGTTTCGGAGGATGATAATACAAGGGAGACTTTTGGATAATGACAATAAAATAGGTCGAATTCAGAAGTGAGATAAAATACATGATTGACATATCGGTATTTGTACGGTAAGATTGAACATTGAAAATATTTTGAATATGCAAGACAAGATAATTATCAAAGGTGCCAGAGAACACAATCTCAAAAATTTGGACTTGGAGTTGCCTAGAAACAAACTAATTACCATTACAGGATTGTCGGGATCGGGAAAATCAACTCTTGCTTTTGATACATTATATGCTGAAGGTCAGAGGAGATATGTTGAAAGTCTTTCTGCTTATGCTAGACAATTCTTGGGTTTGATGAATAAGCCAGATGTTGATCAGATAGAAGGGTTATCACCAGCTATCTCAATAGATCAGAAATCTAGTTCTCGCAATCCTAGATCTACTGTTGCGACGGTTACGGAAATCTATGATTATTTGAGGTTAATCTTTGCCAGGATTGGAATACCCCATCATCCAGTAAGCGGACATCCTCTGACTAAGAAAACTGCTAGTGAAATAGTAGAGTTGATTCGTGAGAATTCTAATGATAGATTAATAGCGATCTTAAGTCCGGTAGTTAGGGATCGCAAGGGAGAACATCAAGCCATTTTTGACAAGCTATTGGTAGATGGTTATTTGAAAGTTCGAGTTGACGAAATCATCTATAGCACAGATGAAGTCCCAGTTTTGATCAAGAATCAAAAGCATACCATCGAGGTGTTAGTTGATCGATTTGAACTAAGCGCCTTAACAACCCAAAGATTAAGTGAGGCTATCGAATTGGCGTTAGCAATGTCTGAGGGAATAGTTAGAATTGCCAACCTTGACCAATCTGGGAAGGTTGTTGGAGATCTGCAAGAATATAGTGAAAATTATATGAGTTCGGATGGTGACAACTTTAGCTTGCCCGAGATAGAGCCAAGACTTTTTTCATTTAATTCTCCACATGGAGCGTGTCGGGAATGTACTGGGCTTGGTAGTAAGCAAGAGGTTGACCCTGAATTGGTAATCCCCAATCGAGAACTTTCAATCTCTCAAGGTGCAATTCGCCCTTGGAGTCGAAACTTAAATCTTCAGGGGTATTATATGCAAGCCATCAAGGCACTGGGTGAACAGCTTGATTTCAGCCTTCAAACACCTATTAGCAAGTTGAATAGTCAACAATTGAAAGCACTACTGTATGGTGTCGATACTAAACTGGCAGTCAAAACCAATTCAGGCAATGTCTATAACTTATCTTATGAAGGCGTGATTAATAATCTTGAAAGAAGGTACAAGGAGACTGATAGTGATTATATTCGTACCGATATAGCCAAGTATATGCGAGAGAAACGTTGTCAAGCTTGTGATGGCAAAAAGCTTAGACCAGAAGTACTAGCAATTACTATCCAGGATAAATCTATCGCTGATATCAATGACATGACAGTTGAAGTAGCACTAAGATATTACCAAAACTTGAGCTTATCTGATCAAGAAACAATTATCGCCAAGCAAATATTGAAAGAAATCATTGACAGGCTAGAGTTTTTGAATGATGTTGGTCTGAACTATCTTCAACTCGGTCGTAGTGCAAATACTTTGGCCGGTGGTGAGGCTCAAAGAATTCGTCTGGCTACTCAAATTGGCTCAAGGCTAACTGGGGTACTGTATATTCTTGATGAGCCTTCGATTGGTTTACATCAGAGAGATAATGATCGTTTAATCGCTACCTTAAAAAGATTAAGAGATATTGGCAATACGGTGATAGTGGTCGAACATGATGAGGATACTATTTGGGCAAGTGATTATTTGGTCGATATTGGTCCAGGTGCTGGTAAGCATGGTGGCCAAGTGGTAGCGATTGGCACGCCAAAGGATGTAGCAAATAATCCTAAGTCTTTGACTGGTCAATATTTGAGTAAGAATCAACAGATCAGTCTACCCAGCAATAGACGCAAAAAGAGCATGGGCAAGCTTGAAATCATTGGCGCTAGTGAGCACAACCTCAAGTCAGTTAATGTCGAAATACCTTTGGGTAAATTTGTTGCTGTGACTGGTGTTTCTGGATCTGGCAAGTCGACCCTTATTAATGATACATTGGTCAATGCTTTGCACAATCATTTCTATGCTACTTATCATCCAGTCGGTAAACATCAAGAGATTAGAGGGCTGGAGCAAATCAATAAGTTGATTGCAATTGATCAGAGTCCAATTGGTCGAACTCCTAGATCCAATCCTGCTACTTATACCAAGATGTTTACTGAAATACGAGAAATATTTGCCAGAACACCCCTAGCCCGAGAAAGGGGATACCAACCAGGACGATTTAGCTTCAATACCAAAGGTGGTCGCTGTGAGACTTGTCAAGGAGATGGGATTATTAAGATAGAGATGCACTTCTTGCCCGATGTTTATGTAGCCTGTGAGGTTTGTCAGGGTAAGCGTTATAGTAACGAAACTCTTGAAGTTAAGTACAAATCCAAGACTATTGCTGATGTTTTGACTATGACTGTCGAGGAAGCCTACTATTTCTTTGCTAGTTACCCATCTCTGGAGCGTAAGCTTTCTACCCTCAAGCAAGTTGGTCTGGATTATATTACCCTTGGTCAGTCGGCTACAACTCTATCAGGTGGTGAAGCACAGAGAATCAAATTAGCTAGCGAACTTTCAAAAAGCCAGAGAGGACATACTCTTTATGTACTGGATGAGCCAACTACCGGATTGCACTTTGAAGATGTTAGGAAATTATTAGAGGTCCTACAGAAACTAGTTGATCAAAATAATACTGTACTGGTAATCGAACACAATCTGGACGTAATCAAATCTGCTGATTATTTGATTGATTTAGGTCCAGAAGGGGGACAAAATGGCGGTCAAGTAATTGCTACAGGAACTCCCCAGCAAGTAGCCGGAATCAAAGAATCCCAGACTGGCCATTATCTCAAACCCTATTTATAGCATACTCGAAAACAAAACCAGCCTTTTGATCTACTACTATAGCTCAAAAGATCTATCTGGTATAGATTATTCTTTATTTTTGCTTTCTGCCCACTCGATTAGCCAGTCTCGCATTGCAGTTGGATCTCCGACTAGGCTTAATTGATAGTTTAGCAGGATTGATTGATAGTTTTCTGGAGCCACTTCCTGGAAGTAAAATGCTATATGATGAGGTAAATCAATATAGTTAATGTGTGGGTTTTTGGCGAGATATCCAAACAAAATATCCTTTAGACTCGAGTTTAGCTTGGCTGGTATCCGCTTTGTAGCACCATCCCCAGTAAGGTAATAAACGTAATCAGTATCAAGGTTTAGGACACCTATATGTTCGATAGCCTCAAGTAACGGCATTCTGCCATCAATACTGCGCTGAATAATAACTTCTATTAAGTCGCTAAACACATGAAATGGGTCTAATTCTGAGAGTTCTTTTCTGACATCTATTTGATTAAATCCAGGTAGTTGAGCTAGGTAATCTACCATAAGTCTCCGCTTTAAAAGTATTGTTTGAGCTGGATCAAACCCATAAGACTCAGCTATACCATTGATTATATTGCTCCAATCATCTGGCTTTGAGCCTGTAAAATGGCGCAATAGAACGCTGTATATAAAATCTCTTTTCAGTATGTCTGGATCGACGACAGGAACCCTAGAGTATATCCATTCATGCTTGCCAAGTATATCTTTAATAGTTTCATCATCTAAAACAGGCTGATTGGCATAGTAAGCCACAAGTGCTTTATAAGTGGCATACTTAATATTAATACTATCTAGATCCAAACTTGTGGCAAAACTTTCAACCTCTTCCAGATTAAAATCTAATTTGGACAAACAGTAAGCTACGACTATAGCGATTTTTAAAGACTCTTGTTGGCTTTTTGTAGCATTAAGCTGATCTAGTAATTCGATAGCTTTCCCATAGTCTTCCGATCCAACTAGGGCATATAAGTGTCCAATAGCTGAAGATTCCTTCAACTCTGGATGATTCTTTAAAAACTGAACAAACCATTCTGCAGTGGGTTCAGGCTTCTCTCTCAAGGTTGAACATATCAAGAAGTTCTGGGTTATTACTTGCAAGTATTGCGCCTACTATTGCCTGGTAGCGTTCAGCTCTAGCATCACTACTGTCATTTTCCCCTCCTTGAATAAAAGAGGCTAATAGATCAGAAGCTTCCACCGCGTCTATTGCTTCAGGTTTAGCGGGGTCATCAGGTGTGTACTTACCTTCCAGTGCCTGCATAACGGCTATTCCTGTAAACAATTTAGATCTCTGATATAGTCTCTTAGTCTGATAATTCACATCTACAATCTCGAAGTCAGTTGGTGGGTTAGTTAAGTTTGAATTATTGAATCTAGAATTAGTATCAGCCAAAGCTTTCCCAAACCTTAAACTTGTCAAGCCAAGAGTTACTAACGCTCTTGCAACTTTATCAGGTAACCCATTTCTGGTTGCTTCAGTGGTTTCATAATTCATTGCATTCATAACCCGTCAACCCCTTACTTTTACTTAGTAGTACTGTAGCATATAATGTAAAAAAAACAAACCAATTCTCCGTTCTATCCTCGTATTTAAATTTATTATCAGAATAATGCAGAAATACTGGATCCTCCGTCAAACCTCTGGGTTTCGGAGGGTGACAGGAGTTGAGTCATCTTCCAAATCCCTGAAGAAGATTATGGAAGATTCAGAACTGACACCTTGATATATTGACAAGTTATTGGTTATAATCAATAATACAGATTTATAAAGAGGTGAATCTAGGAATGAGTGAACTATGGACTCCAGGCAAGACTGGCGAGTTAGTAACAAGGAAAGGATCCATGCGAGTAGGTGGGGTTGTTATCAAATACTGTTTAGCCGAACCCGCTTTTTCAAGTTCCTTCAACACAGATGCTATTCCAGTACTCTTTGAGCATGGCGTAGGTGAGATAGGTTATCAACAAGTAGCAATCATTAAATACTTAGCACAAGAGCTCGGGTGTAGAGTTGTTGGGTACAATTCAGACCTGATTGCTGCTGGTAAAAAAGTCGGCCCTGAGTCAGTCAATCATCAAAGGGAGGTATACCTAAGAGTAGTTGATGCAACAGGTTTAGGAGGTCAACCTCATGATGTAATTGCTCATTCTTTGGGCGGTCTTACCACAGCTGCTGGTTCATTGGCTAATATTGGCGATAGTGAAGATAATGGGCATCAACATACTCGAGTAGGAGTAGTAACTCTTCTAGCCCCAGCAACTCTGACTCCAGAAACGTATCTATCTAACTTTTGGCTTGATCGATCTAGGGAGTTAGATTTGGTAGGTCGGGTAACCTCGTTTCGGGCATATGAAACTGATTGGAAAAAGCATGGCAGACTTCTAGCAAAGATGTTTTCTAAAACTTTAATGAAGGAATTAAGAAATGGATACAAAGATCCACAGACAGCTATTGCAGGGATTAATATCGCTAGAGAAATGAGAATGATCTCAAGACTTCCTGATGCTTTTGCTGTATTAGCAAACATTAGTACCGTTCCTGAGATCATCAATGCAGCAAAAAATGGTGTGAAAATCAATCTAGCAGGTGGTAGTGATGATCAGCTGTTTCCATTAGCTACTATAGAAGAGGCTATTAGGATGGGAATACCAGAAATCGAAGATGTTACTAGGCCGGGAATAGCAGAAATCAAATTATTAAAGGCCAAAATATCAGTGGTAGAAATAGTTTTAGCCGGGCATTCTAGCTTAGCTACAAATGTTGGCAAAGAGCAGCTGAAAGCTCTAGTGCTTGTGCACAGAGGTATACCTGAAGGTATCTATATTTCTTCTGGATCAACCAAATCGAACGCGTGGCGTACTGTTCCGACAAATTAACTTTGACAATCGAGTAATTATCAAGTAAGATAGACATCTATGCAAGCTATTGATAAATCTGTCAAGGCCGTTGTAATCGGAGCAGGAACAGGATCCTTTACAGTAATCACTGGCCTAAAGCAGTATCTAAGAAATATCACTACAGTAGTCAATATGACGGATAGCGGCGGTAGTACTGGCGTATTACGAGATGAACTGGGTGCCTTACCACCTGGAGATGCCCGTCAACACCTAGTGGCCTTAGCTAATCGTTCAGATCTAGTCAGGGAATTATTCAACTATCGTTTTGGGGGTAATACTTTCAAGGGTCATAGTTTTGGTAATCTATTCTTGGCAG of the Candidatus Saccharibacteria bacterium genome contains:
- a CDS encoding ATP-dependent DNA helicase RecG; amino-acid sequence: MKLSDPITKLQDIGKIKQSYFNQAEIYTIKDLIEYIPRSWQKIPTLKPIVELNPGQVAFCGTVEELENRYSHSGKKILTATVFDQSGSIKVVWFNMDYLEKYFKPDKVYYFLGQLQYDKGYISVANPYYSDNSEKLGLGKLNPVYKSTYKLKSNMISNAISQLDFGNLDFDSTITDWITKSSNSISLSLSQAFEIFHRPKNLEELSLAKTRLAWEEVIWLLLAAQLIKEDTQQINKIHYSCSSQDLSDFIANLNFKLTPDQIKATKEVIGDLQGEYLMNRLCQGDVGTGKTIIGIIASYAIVQSGYQVAMIAPTTVLAKQHYLNAKKYLPDSIKIALLSSEASLKEKQVIYDDLSNQKVDLLIGTHAIFNPNLKFKKLGLVILDEQQRFGVEQRLTLKKLSKTTPHYLSLTATPIPRSLSLTVFADLDNSILKQKPLNNQIIETEIYDHTVRRKVLKQIKSRLTNGQQAYIVSSRRINPSQNSLSAKQLFEEIEFNKLLGDKIIGYLDGSQPETSKQETLARFQAGEIDVLIATSVIEVGIDNPNATTIMIESANDFGLSSLHQLRGRVGRGNLASKCYLINTSDQEIATRRLESLSKTQDGFKLAELDLKLRGPGQILGYEQTGKINLKIVKAFDTKLIYQIKDAIKPFVNSRDWKQKIPAGELRKFYQSVEYLD
- the uvrA gene encoding excinuclease ABC subunit UvrA; translation: MQDKIIIKGAREHNLKNLDLELPRNKLITITGLSGSGKSTLAFDTLYAEGQRRYVESLSAYARQFLGLMNKPDVDQIEGLSPAISIDQKSSSRNPRSTVATVTEIYDYLRLIFARIGIPHHPVSGHPLTKKTASEIVELIRENSNDRLIAILSPVVRDRKGEHQAIFDKLLVDGYLKVRVDEIIYSTDEVPVLIKNQKHTIEVLVDRFELSALTTQRLSEAIELALAMSEGIVRIANLDQSGKVVGDLQEYSENYMSSDGDNFSLPEIEPRLFSFNSPHGACRECTGLGSKQEVDPELVIPNRELSISQGAIRPWSRNLNLQGYYMQAIKALGEQLDFSLQTPISKLNSQQLKALLYGVDTKLAVKTNSGNVYNLSYEGVINNLERRYKETDSDYIRTDIAKYMREKRCQACDGKKLRPEVLAITIQDKSIADINDMTVEVALRYYQNLSLSDQETIIAKQILKEIIDRLEFLNDVGLNYLQLGRSANTLAGGEAQRIRLATQIGSRLTGVLYILDEPSIGLHQRDNDRLIATLKRLRDIGNTVIVVEHDEDTIWASDYLVDIGPGAGKHGGQVVAIGTPKDVANNPKSLTGQYLSKNQQISLPSNRRKKSMGKLEIIGASEHNLKSVNVEIPLGKFVAVTGVSGSGKSTLINDTLVNALHNHFYATYHPVGKHQEIRGLEQINKLIAIDQSPIGRTPRSNPATYTKMFTEIREIFARTPLARERGYQPGRFSFNTKGGRCETCQGDGIIKIEMHFLPDVYVACEVCQGKRYSNETLEVKYKSKTIADVLTMTVEEAYYFFASYPSLERKLSTLKQVGLDYITLGQSATTLSGGEAQRIKLASELSKSQRGHTLYVLDEPTTGLHFEDVRKLLEVLQKLVDQNNTVLVIEHNLDVIKSADYLIDLGPEGGQNGGQVIATGTPQQVAGIKESQTGHYLKPYL